A genomic stretch from Desulfurococcaceae archaeon MEX13E-LK6-19 includes:
- a CDS encoding phosphoadenosine phosphosulfate reductase family protein, with amino-acid sequence MKYSEVETIYTIVVEKKDLNYVSKVVSKFYRGWIKVSTEKSLKEGYVIEIKPGYGRSRLVNPKYVVEYAGARNLSSIPPLELVRTIERARARLRLTATYNECFVLSEEGEKLYGLEPHPGYDMFFLIGADTVCLLKELGMENPPETPLVLRKFRGVHDIYSGPRIVGRLTIPDEGRELILEEVSNERYSNDFNLLLDKNKSIIMEHMRISSKIFEITGNPDIVVVSFSGGKDSIVVLDLAIKCYGKNKVYPIYVDTGLEFPETIEYVSKVQEYYGIEVVKAFAKIDEAVKEKGLPTKTNRWCTGLKTKAFKEKLEEITRGYEQVLVVVGDRDAESVSRSHRSPVRKLSDKMIEVAPIKQWSTAHVQLYMYLNKLPVNPLYEQGFYRIGCYICPALRSLELYIMTRKLWNRLCGKEFIEEFLREKKWVK; translated from the coding sequence ATGAAGTATAGTGAAGTAGAAACAATTTATACCATAGTAGTTGAGAAAAAAGACCTAAACTATGTCTCTAAAGTTGTCTCCAAATTCTACAGAGGGTGGATTAAGGTATCAACAGAGAAGTCATTGAAAGAAGGATATGTTATCGAGATCAAGCCCGGGTATGGTAGATCCCGTTTAGTTAACCCCAAATATGTTGTAGAATATGCTGGAGCAAGGAATCTCTCCAGCATCCCTCCACTAGAACTAGTTAGAACGATCGAGAGAGCGAGAGCAAGGTTAAGACTAACTGCTACATACAATGAATGCTTTGTTCTCTCAGAAGAAGGAGAGAAACTATACGGATTAGAACCTCACCCAGGTTATGACATGTTTTTTCTAATAGGCGCTGACACTGTATGTCTCCTAAAAGAACTCGGTATGGAGAATCCTCCGGAAACACCTCTTGTTTTAAGAAAGTTTCGCGGCGTTCATGACATATATTCTGGGCCAAGAATAGTAGGGAGACTAACTATACCAGATGAAGGAAGAGAGCTCATACTCGAGGAAGTAAGTAATGAAAGATATAGTAATGACTTCAATTTACTTCTTGATAAGAACAAGAGTATTATAATGGAGCATATGAGGATTTCTAGCAAAATCTTCGAGATAACTGGTAATCCCGATATTGTTGTTGTTAGTTTTAGTGGGGGCAAGGATAGTATTGTTGTACTTGACCTAGCCATAAAGTGCTATGGGAAAAACAAAGTGTATCCAATATATGTTGATACAGGCCTAGAATTTCCTGAAACAATAGAGTATGTTAGTAAAGTTCAGGAATACTATGGTATTGAGGTCGTGAAGGCTTTTGCAAAGATAGATGAAGCTGTTAAGGAGAAGGGGTTACCAACTAAAACAAATAGATGGTGTACAGGACTAAAGACAAAGGCTTTCAAGGAAAAACTAGAAGAAATTACGCGTGGATACGAACAAGTACTTGTTGTTGTCGGTGATAGGGATGCTGAGTCTGTTTCTAGGAGCCATAGGTCTCCAGTAAGGAAGTTGAGTGATAAGATGATCGAGGTTGCGCCAATAAAGCAATGGTCTACAGCACATGTACAATTATACATGTATCTAAATAAACTACCAGTTAATCCATTGTATGAACAAGGCTTCTATAGAATAGGGTGTTATATATGCCCTGCACTCCGTAGTCTAGAATTATATATTATGACGAGAAAATTGTGGAATAGACTATGCGGTAAAGAGTTTATTGAAGAGTTCCTGAGGGAGAAGAAATGGGTAAAGTAA